The window TCGACCTCGTTCTCCTCGGTTCGGAGGCGTGCCAGCCGCGCGTCCACCCAGTCCGGCGTCTCGACCCGCTCGGCCGTCCGGGCAGCCGCGAGGCCGGCGAGCACGAGACAGCCCCAGAGCCCGGGCTGGAACAGGAAGTACGCGGGACGGAGGGCCTCGAACGCCGGGACGTGGTGAGGGATGGTGTCCACGATGAACTTCAGCCCGTAGCTGTGGAACTGGAGGAGAAGGAGTCCGACCAGCGGGAGCGCCGGTCGGCCGCTCGGGTGGTCGAACTCGATAGCGAGCAGCACGACGACGGCCGGGAGGACGGCCGTGAAGTAGTACGTGTACACGAGCGGTGCGAGCAGGGGGATGCTCGCGACGCCCAGCGCGAACACCTCGCGGTCGGCGTCGGTCGCGAGCATCGCGTAGCCCGCGACGACGGCGCTCCCGACGAGCCTGAGGGCGATACTCCCCGGGAGCCACGCCAGCGGCTTGTAGTACGGCGGGAGCCAGAGTGCCGGGTTCCGGGCGCCGCCGCCCGATTCGACGCCCCACGCCAGCACGTCGACGTAGAGCCGGTGGCTGTCGACACCGAAGACGGCCAGGGAGACGGCGAGCAGGACGACGCCGGTGCCGATGGCGGCGGCGAACCGGCGCTTGCTCCGGAGGAGGTGGGCGCTGGCGGGGGCGAACGGGAGCTTCAGGAGCCCGACGCCGGCCGTCGCCGCGCCCGCGAGCGTCGCCCACGCGCCACGGAACCGCCGTCTGGCGGAGTCGTTCATCACGCCGGCGCCGGCGAGCGCGAGCAGGCCGCCGGTGACACCGACGGTCTGGCCCATCTTCACGCCGAGCAGGAACGGCTGGAAGCCCAGCAGTGCGAGCAGGCCGAGGAGGCGCTCCGGGACCGAGAGTGACCGTCCCAGCGAGGCGACCAGCGCCTGCAGGCCGACCCACATGACTCCGACCGAGACGGCGCTCCAGACGAGTCGGGTCACGTCGGGTTCGAACAGCGCCACGAACGGGTAGAACAGCAGCACCGAGAACGGTGGGTAGAGGTAGCTCCCGTGGAAGCCACCGTTCTCGTTCCGGACGTAGAGCGGCTCGCCGGCCTGCCAGCGGTTGACGGCGTTACCGTAGGCCCCGAAGTCCCAGAAACGAAACTGTGGGGCGATCTCGATGCCGCGGAGCCACCAGTCGACGGCGGGCCACGCCAGCAGTATCGCGAGCGTGGCGACGGCGAGCGCCGTCCAGCGCGGCCGTTCCCGGCGGCAGCGCTGGAGGGCCTGGAGGGCGGACATGCGCGAGGGGTAGGGGTATCTCGGCATATGTCTTGGGTCATTGCTCGGCGCCAAACGCTCGTTTATATATGCCGGTGATGAAGAGAAAGCATGGATTCCCGAATCGCTGTCCTCCTCGCCGGCCTCGTCGTCGGCGCCATCATCGGTGGCGTCGGCGTGCAGGCGGCCCAGCCTCCACAATCCGGTGTCAGTGTCCCCTCGATGGGAACGACCGCCGCGACCGGCTGTCTCACCGGTGACGAGCCCCGTGCGTGGGTCGGCCAGACCAGCGCCAACGCGGGCGAGTACCGCGCCGTCTACCTCCAGAACTACTCGTTCACCCACGACACGCCCAACCTCGCCGTCCGCGGTGACCTCACCGACGCGGGCGACGGCCGGTGGGAACTCGCGCTGACGACCGACCCCGACACGCCGACGAAGGAGGCCCCCGAGGACTGCACGCCCCGGACCACGGTGAGCGCCTCGGCCGCGCTCCCGCCGGAGTTCGAGACGCTGCGGGTCACGCTCGACGGTGACGAGGTGGCGACGGTCCGGAACTCCGGGAACCAGCCGGCGTTCCGCTACCTGAACGACTCGGGGGACTGAGCGGTTCACCAGGCTTTTAGTCGGCCAGTCCCCGGTGCCGGGCGTGCCATCGAGACGGGGACTGCTGGCGAGTGCCGGGGCGCTCGCGGCTGGGACGGGGTGTATGGGGCTGAATCCACTGGCCGAGCGCGAGCCGTTGCCGCGGCTGGGTCCCGTCAGGTTGTCGAACGCCGACGACGTTCCGCACGAACTGTCGGTCCGTATCCGGCGGGCCGGCGAGCAGGTGTACGCCGAGACGTTCGAACTGGAGACGGACGGCGAGGAAGGGACGTTCGGTGGGCTGGCCACCGTCGAATGTGGGCCCGGGTCCGAGCGCGGTCGCTATACGCTGTCGTTCGAAACCGAGACAGGAGAATCGGCGGACATCGAACTCGAACGTGGTGACGGCCCAGCGCTGTCGGTCCTGGCGGAGATACGTGGGGGTGGGGAGGTCGGTATCTTCAGCGGTGCCAACAGCTACGGGAATATGTGCGACGCTCCGACGCCGACGCCGGAGTAGCCGAGCGCCCTACCGGAACAGCCGCCGCACCCGGTCGGCCAGCGACTCGCCTGATGCCGCCGGAACGCCCCCGTCCGCGCGCACCTTCGCCGAGAACTTCTCGCGGACCTTCTCGACCTTCGGCCGGACCTGCGCGGCGCAGTAGGGCTGGTTGGGGTTCTTCTCGAAGTAGTCCTGATGTTTCTCCTCGGCGCGATACCACTCGCCCAGGGGCTCGACCTCCGTGACGATACCCTCGTAGACGCCCTCCGTTTCGAGTGCGTCGATGAACCCCTCGACGAGTTCCTGCTGCTGGTCGTCGTGGTAGTAGACGGCCGAGCGGTACTGCGAGCCCACGTCCGGGCCCTCGCGGTCCTCCGTCGTCGGGTCGTGGATGGAGAAGAACACCTCCAGCAGTTCCTCGTACGTGATGACGTCGGAGTCGTACTCCACCTGTACGGCCTCGGCGTGGCCCGTGCTGCCCGAGCAGACCGCACGATAGCTGGGGTCCTCGGTGTGGCCGCCGGTGTAGCCGGATTCGGCGGCGTGGACGCCGTCGAGTTCCTTCATCGCCGCTTCGATGCACCAGAAGCACCCGCCCGCGAACGTCGCCGTCTCGGTCATGGTCGTACTTGGTGTCGGAGGGGCATAAGGGTCCGCTCGGTGGGTGACACGGGGCGGAAAACGGCTCCTGTACCGACGAGTCTGGCGTCGAAGCCCTCGCGCTCTCTCTTGGTGACTCCTCTCCTGATGACTCTGAGGTCAATAGGGACGGCTACGAAGCCCTCGCGCTCTCGACCATCCGGGGCTCGCTGCGCTCCTCACCCGCTCCCTTCGGTCACTCGTTGCGGTGCTTACGTCGCCCGGGATGGGTCGAGAACGCTCGCTCTTCGATTCCGCCAGGAGAGCCGTTCCTCAGTCAGTTAGCCTGTACCTCATACCTCCCCAGCCGACTGCGGTGCTCACTTCGCTTCGCTCGTTGCGCTCCTCGTCCCTCGCGCGCTTAGAGGCGGCTGGCCCTGAGGGCACAGCCGCCAGCGCGCGCCCGGTCGACTGACGGGTATGCGCGACCCGCTACAGTCCACGGGCCGGGAGCGCGTGGTTCGCGGCTTGTCCGCGAACCCGTGCGACCTGGGGAAGGGCAGGGCCGCAGCGCCCGTGCCACGGTCCCCATCCCTGGTGGAATCGAAGGGCGAGCGCTCTGGACGAAGCACGACGACGCAAGCACCACAGCGAACGAGCGCAGCGAGTGAGCGAGGAGCGCAGCGAGGCGCGCGAGTCCAGAGCGCGAGGGCTTCGTAGGTGGTTCCGTTGTCGCTGTCCTGAGAGCGCGCGAGGGCTTCGTAGGTGCCTCGGAAGGGGCTGTCGCCTCGGCTGTAGGTCTGTTACTTTCCAAGCTGGAGTTTTAAACCAATAATGGCCGAATTATCCTTCCAATTTGGAGATACATAGGAAATATAGAGTTTATTTGGAAAATTCACATCCGCCACATTCACCCGCTCCACCCGAGAACCCCGCTCACATGACCACACCAGAGGCGGGAACCTACCGCATCACCGGTGGGCACGTTCTCCGACCCGATATGAGCGTCGAGCGGGCGGATGTCGTCGTCGACCGCGAGGCGGGCGTCATCGAGGCCGTCGGCGACCCATCCGAGGACGACCTGCCCGACGCCGAGGCGACACTCGACGCCGAGGACTGTCTCGTGCTGCCCGGACTCGTCAACGCCCACACGCACGTCGCGATGACCCTCCTCCGGGGCTACGCCGACGACAAGCCACTCGACGCCTGGCTGCAGGAGGACATCTGGCCCGTCGAGGGCGTCCTCGAACCGGCGGACGTACGCGCCGGCGCCCAGCTCGGCGTGCTGGAGATGATCCGGTCCGGAACCACGGCGTTCGCGGACATGTACTTCCATATGGAGCAGGTCGCCGACGTGGTCGCGGAGGCGGGCCTCCGCGCGCGGCTGGGCCACGGCGTCGTCACCGTCGGGAAGGACGAGGAGGCAGCGCGGGCCGATTTCGAGGAGTCGCTGGACGTGGCGCGCGACCTGGATGGCGCCGCGGACGGCCGCGTCCGGACCGCGCTGATGCCCCACTCGCTGACGACGGTCGACGCCGACCTGCTCGACGAGTACGTCGCGAAGGCGCGCGAGGCCGGCGTCCCGGTCCACCTGCACGCCAACGAGACACGCGAGGAGGTCGAGCCCATCGTCGAGGCGCACGACCAGCGACCGCTGGCGTACGCCCACGAGCACGGCCTGCTCGATGGCACGGCGGGCGACTTCCTCGCGCACGGCGTCCACCTCGACGATGCCGAAATCGATCTGCTCGCGGAGACGGGCACGGGTGTGGTCCACTGCCCTGCCTCGAACATGAAGCTCGCGAGCGGGATGGCCCCGGTGCAGGACCTGCTGGACACGGGCGTCCCCGTGGCTCTGGGGACGGACGGCGCGGCCTCGAACAACGACCTCTCGATGTTCGACGAACTGCGCGACGCCGCGATGCTGGGCAAGCTCGCGGCCGACGATGCCAGTGCGGTCCCCGCCGAGGCTGCCGTCGAGATGGCGACCGCGGGCGGCGCCGAGGTGCTGGGGCTCCCCGGTGGACGGGTCGAACCGGGCGCGGCCGCCGACCTCGCCGTCGTCGACCTCGATGCGGCGCATCTCACGCCCCGGCACGACCTCGTGAGCCACCTCTCGTACGCGGCGAGCGCGAGCGACGTGCGCCACACGGTCTGCGACGGGCGCGTGCTGATGCGCGACCGCGAGGTGCTGACGCTCGATGCGGCGGCGACGAGACGTGCGGCCGAGCGCCGTGCTCGGGAGGCGGCCGACCGGGCCGAATCCGGCGGCGACTGACGGGATCTCCGGCCGACACTCTTACCGATTTAGATGTGCTATTGAACAGTATGGGGGCCTCTGAGCCGCTCTCGGGCTGCTTGGTCTCCATCGTTTGAACGGCCTGAACGGTACGAACGTCGAACACGGTTTATGAAGGGATAGCCCCTCGACTGCGAGTGAGATGACCCAGACCAGAAGGAAACTGTTCGCGGTGCTG of the Haloglomus salinum genome contains:
- a CDS encoding glycosyltransferase family 87 protein encodes the protein MSALQALQRCRRERPRWTALAVATLAILLAWPAVDWWLRGIEIAPQFRFWDFGAYGNAVNRWQAGEPLYVRNENGGFHGSYLYPPFSVLLFYPFVALFEPDVTRLVWSAVSVGVMWVGLQALVASLGRSLSVPERLLGLLALLGFQPFLLGVKMGQTVGVTGGLLALAGAGVMNDSARRRFRGAWATLAGAATAGVGLLKLPFAPASAHLLRSKRRFAAAIGTGVVLLAVSLAVFGVDSHRLYVDVLAWGVESGGGARNPALWLPPYYKPLAWLPGSIALRLVGSAVVAGYAMLATDADREVFALGVASIPLLAPLVYTYYFTAVLPAVVVLLAIEFDHPSGRPALPLVGLLLLQFHSYGLKFIVDTIPHHVPAFEALRPAYFLFQPGLWGCLVLAGLAAARTAERVETPDWVDARLARLRTEENEVEAD
- the msrA gene encoding peptide-methionine (S)-S-oxide reductase MsrA, yielding MTETATFAGGCFWCIEAAMKELDGVHAAESGYTGGHTEDPSYRAVCSGSTGHAEAVQVEYDSDVITYEELLEVFFSIHDPTTEDREGPDVGSQYRSAVYYHDDQQQELVEGFIDALETEGVYEGIVTEVEPLGEWYRAEEKHQDYFEKNPNQPYCAAQVRPKVEKVREKFSAKVRADGGVPAASGESLADRVRRLFR
- a CDS encoding amidohydrolase, whose protein sequence is MTTPEAGTYRITGGHVLRPDMSVERADVVVDREAGVIEAVGDPSEDDLPDAEATLDAEDCLVLPGLVNAHTHVAMTLLRGYADDKPLDAWLQEDIWPVEGVLEPADVRAGAQLGVLEMIRSGTTAFADMYFHMEQVADVVAEAGLRARLGHGVVTVGKDEEAARADFEESLDVARDLDGAADGRVRTALMPHSLTTVDADLLDEYVAKAREAGVPVHLHANETREEVEPIVEAHDQRPLAYAHEHGLLDGTAGDFLAHGVHLDDAEIDLLAETGTGVVHCPASNMKLASGMAPVQDLLDTGVPVALGTDGAASNNDLSMFDELRDAAMLGKLAADDASAVPAEAAVEMATAGGAEVLGLPGGRVEPGAAADLAVVDLDAAHLTPRHDLVSHLSYAASASDVRHTVCDGRVLMRDREVLTLDAAATRRAAERRAREAADRAESGGD